The sequence ACGATTTCTTTTACAACGTTGCCATCTTTTTCGCAAAGCAAAACATAATCTTTTACTAAAACTAGAGGCATGTGAATTGGTTGCCTTGCTCTGGTTCTATAAGATTGAGTTGGAATTAGTGTGCAGCTAAAGTTAGGGTCGAATCGCAAGACAACTTCTCTTGCAGAGATGGATTTGCCAAAGTCAATATTGATCCACTCATCGCTAGTCATTTCAGCCGAGATCCAGCAGTTTTGAACGTCGTCAACTCGTCTAGCATAGTCGCCATTGATATTTGTAGCTTCGCCGCCTGGTATACTAGAAGATGCTGTGATTGTTACCTGGTCTTTTTTGACAAGGTCGTAGTCGTCTCTTGCTGGAATGCCAGGAATATAGCAGTCGTCGCGAATAAGCCTTTGTTGTAGCTCATCGATATATTTTTGACCGACTTCTCTTGGAGAAATATTTTCGCGAAGCGCAATAGCAACTGCAACTCCGGCAGCTTGACCCATAGTGGCTCCGGTTGCCATAACACGAGCAGAGCTAAGGGCCATATGAGAAGCACTAAAGCATCGACCGCCGATATATAGGTTATTGATATTTCTGCTATAGATGGAACGATAAGGAATTGTATAAATATCGTTGATAGGATGCCAGATAGTTCCGCGCTCCTGAGGGTTAATAGATTTGATGCCTCCAACAGAGTGGTCGTCCATTGTCCATCCGCCATATGCTACCGCATCTGCAAATCTTACAGACTTATCGATATCATTTTGGTTTAACACATAATCGCCATAAACTCTTCTAGATTCGCGCTTACCTGCAATGGAGCTAATCCAATCTATTACAAGATTTTCTGTTTGCTCCTTAGGAAAATGGTCACTATTTTTTATATAATCAAATACACCGTACAAATATTTCATAAGTTCAGTCTTAATATCTTCTGTTTCAGAAATTTCACCGTCAAGTTCTATCCACCAGTATCCATGAGTAAGCTCTGGAATGCCACGTTTGCCAAGCATTTCGCGTGTATATTCATATGCCCATTCAGGACGTTTGAAAGGACTTTTAACGCCGGCATCTTTCATGGAGAATAGGCAAGAGCTACCCATAACATGGTTGTTTGCTTCTTCTGGTGCAAGAGACTCGTTGTATGTTGAGCGAGCTTCGTGGCCAATGGTAAAGTCCGCACCTGCCATTGCAGAAATTGTGCCATCACCAGTTGTATCGGCAAAGTATTTTGCTTCAAGTGTAAATTCGATTTCGGTAGTATTTTGTACTGCAATTACTTTAGTAATTTTATTATCTTCGACTACAAGATCAAATGCATTGGTATTTAAAAATAATTCGAGATTTTCTTGAAACTTAGCTTTTTCCCAAAGTACAGTATCCCAGATATGATATGAGCTTTCTGGATTTACATTTTTATTTGCCATTAAAATTTCCATGATGATTCCGGATTCGAGAGCATTTCTAAAGTTTCCGCCACGCTCGGCACCGTTTACATGCACGCGCATTTCGCTACTTGCGTTTCCTCCTAGCATAGATCTGTTTTGAACTAAGGCAGTATTAACACCGTTTCGTGCGGCAGATATGGCCATACATAATCCGGAAATTCCTCCGCCAATAACTACAAAATCAAATTGCTTAGTGACTTTTATCATGACTTACCTCCAAATTAAAAATTTTTGTACAAATTAGATAATAACATATTTTACCAAGTAAAACAAGTCAAAATTTACTTGTATACAATTTGTGCTTTTTTTTGTTATAATGTGCATAAGAAAAAAATATATAGTAGGAGGCGTAACAATGGTTCGTGATATCACAATAGGACAATTTTATCCAGTGCAATCAGCAATCCATTCACTTGACCCTCGAACAAAAATTATAATGGTATTTATCTATATTGCGGCAGTATTTATGGTGGATACCTTTTGGGGGTATGGATTTATACTGGTGGGATTGTTTTTAACTGTTAAAGCTAGTAATGTGCCAATGAAATATTTGCTTAAAGGTTTAAAAGGAATTATGATCTTTTTGATGTTTTCGGTAATTTTGAATGTGTTTTTTGTTGGAGGCGAAACGCTGTTATTTCAGTGGGGCTTTGTAAAAATATATAAAGAAGGAATTTTGATGGCGATACAAATGGGTCTTCGATTAATATTGTTGGTAGTTGGTTCATCAGTATTAACATTAACGACATCGCCAATTAGATTAACAGATGGAATAGAGAGCTTGTTGAGCCCGTTTAAAAAAATTGGTGTACCAGCCCATGAAATTGCGATGATGATGAGTATTGCATTAAGATTTATTCCAATTTTGCTAGAAGAAACAGACAAGATAATGAAAGCGCAAACAGCAAGGGGGGCAGAGTTTGACAAAGGAAATATTATAAAAAGAGCGAAAGCATATATTCCGATATTGGTGCCATTATTTATTTCTGCATTTACGAGAGCAGATGAGCTAGCGATGGCGATGGAGGCTCGTTGCTACCATGGAGGAGCGGGCAGGACAAAGCTAAATCCTCTGAGATATCAAAGATCTGATGGAATAGCGATTGTGGCGACACTGATATTTGGAGTACTCTGCTGGTTGCTATAAAATATAAATGAAAATGGTGAGTGTATTGAATAAAAAATTTATTGTGGCCTACAAAGGCACCCGTTATAATGGATTTGCAAGGCAGGCGGGCGACAAAGTTGTAGGCTCGGGCATTCAAACTATATCAGCGGAGCTGGAGCTAGCAATCGAAAAAATTACGCAACAGCAAGTGAGAATAGTGGGTGCCGGTCGCACTGATGCGGGCGTTCATGCATTGGCTCAGGTGTGTATAGCAAATATAGATACGCAAATTGGTAACTCGGGATTGTTGCTTGCTTTAAACAATAAGTTGCCAGTTGATATTGTAATAAAGTCTATTGAAGATGCCGAAGAAGGATTTCATCCAACTTTTTCTGGAAAGCGTAAAATGTATAGGTATCAAATTTTGAATACAACAGTGTCCTGTCCATTTGTCGCAGAATTTGTATATCACTTTCCTCATAAATTGGATGTTGAAGAAATGAAGGTAGCTGCATCAGAGCTGGTGGGAACACACGATTTTAGAGCCTTTTGTGCAGCAAAGTCGAATGTTCTAAAAAAGGGGTCATCTACGGAGCGTACAATTTTTGATATTGTGGTGGCGAGGGGAGATGATGAGATTATAAAAATCGATGTTACAGGAGATGGATTTTTATATAATATGGTGAGAATTATAGCAGGAACTTTGATAGATAAGGGGCTAGGGAGAGGAATGCCTATAGCAAAAATCTTGGAAATGCGAGAAAGAAAAAATGCAGGCAAAACTGCACCTGCATCGGGACTCACTATGATTGGAGTAGAATATTAATTATTGCCGATAGACTGGCGAAGTTTTTCTAGAACACGTTTTTCGATTCGAGAAATTTGGACTTGAGAAACTCCCAGTCTATTTGCTATTTCTAATTGCGTTAAATCTTCAAAATATCTGTAGTTAACAATTTGTCGTTCAACACTAGATAGCGTTTTAATTATTTCTTTTAGATATATATTTTCAAAAATATTCTTTTGCTCATCGGGAGATTGATCTATTTTTTCGGCAAGAGTAATAGTAGCACTGCTGTTGGGATTTACGACAGCATTGAGAGATTCAACCTCCATATTTGCCTCGAGTGATACTGCAATTTCTTCGCATGGTACATTTAGAATATCGGAGATTTCTTTGAGAGTAGGCTCACGATTTTCTTGTCTTTGAAAATCTTCTTTTACATTACGAGCCTTAGATGCTAGATCCTTGAGGCTTCGACTTACTTTAATAAGACCGTCATCTCTTAGAAAACGTTTGATTTCTCCAACAATCATTGGTACGGCATAAGTAGAAAATGCAACAGGATATTTTAGATCAAACTTCTCAATGCTTTTTAAAAGCCCAATGCTACCAACTTGAAATAAATCGTCTAAGTCATAGCCACGATTTGTAAAACGTTTTACAAGACTCCAAACAAGTCCTAAGTTTTGCTCAACAAGTAATTCTTTGGCACTAATGTCGCCACCTTGTGCTTTCAAGATGAGAAGCCTTGTTTTTTCCATTTGTTCATTGGTTGTTTGAGTATCCATTTTCTACCTCCGTTCTTCTTATGGTCTCTACTTTTGAACAGTCATATGTAGAGTGACTGTTGTACCGACATCTACTTTTGACGAAATTTCTACTGCGTCCATGATTGTTTCCATAACAGTGAAGCCAAGACCGGCACGTTCAGCATCTTCAGATGTTGTAAACATGGCTTGACGTGCTTGATCAATATTAGTTATTCCGGCTCCGGTATCAGTAACTGTTATAGTAATATCAAAATGAGTTTGAGATTCTTGATATGAGCAAGTTAGTTGAACTAATTGGTGAGGATCATTTTTGTAGCCATGAAGAATAGCATTAGTGACAGCTTCGGAAACTGCCATTTTGATATCATATAATTCTTCCATATTGAGATCTAAGGAAGATAAAAAAGCTCCGATTGTTGCTCGTACAAAAGAAGTATTTCTACTAATACTTTGAAAATTCATGTCTAGGTAGTTTGTAGTCATTTTACCCTCCTTATTATCTTTGAAGATGATTAAGAGCCTTCTCTTCATCGTCAAATTTATTCATTAGTTTGTATATTCCAGAAATGTTTAAAATTTTGTCAATCTCCTTTGGAACCCTAACAAGCGCAACACGGCCACCACTAATAGTTACATTTCTAAAACGACCCATCAAAAGTCCAACGCCAGAACTGTCCATAAAGGTAACGTTTTCAAAATTAAATATTATATTACTAATTCGAGATGAATCATATAATTTGTCAATTTCGCTTCTAATACCGGTAGAGGTGTGATGATCGATTTCACCGTCTAAATTTATAAATAAAGTATTTTTATTAATTTGAGCTTCAAGGCACATGTGTTGCAACCTCCATTGTATAATTTTGTTTGTCATTAGAATTATAAACTAGTTTCCATTAAATGTCAAACAATTTTGATAAATTTCGTATAATTTGTCAATTTCGTAAAAAAAGTAAAAGATTTTGCGATATAAATAGCTTGCCCATAAAATTAAGAATAACAATATACAAATGTTGGATAAATTGTAAATGTTGTGAATAAACATATTAAGTCAACATATGATTTTCACATTTTTTGGATATACTTTGTATTATAAAACAAGATATAGAGTGGGAGGAATTTTAATGATAAACAATGATGATAGTAATAATCAACATAACTTAAATAATAATGATGATAATATATTTTTAGATGATAACGATACAAATAATAAAAGCAACAATAATAATGGAATGGGGTTTTTAAAATTTGTTGCAGGCATGGTAGTGGTTAGCATTGTGGGTGGAGGCGTTGCAGGAGGTTCATATGCTTTTTTGAATGATTACTTAACGCAACAAAGTCTTGTAGACGCCAAAATAGCGGGACCAATTAAAACTGCGGATATTATAGAACCAAAACTAACCCCTGTTGTTGCAGCAATGACGGCTCCGAATACTATTACGCAAATAGCAGAAAATGTAGGACCGTCTATTGTTTCTATTATTAATAATCAGTCTGTAACCAATTGGATTATGGAATATCAGGCTTCGGGGCTGGGCTCTGGAGTAATTTTTAAAGAGGATGACGAAAAAATTTATATTATCACCAATGCTCATGTGGTCGAAGGGGCAGAGACGCTGACTGTAACATTTATAGGAAATGAAAAGGTGAGCGCAGAAGTAGTAGGTATGGATTCGTTAACTGATGTTGCCGTGATTTCGGTAGATAAAAAAGAGGTACCGGTGGAGTTGATAAATAAAATATCAATTGCGCCGCTGGGAGATAGCGATCAGATACGTGTTGGAGATCTAGCGATCGCGATTGGAACGCCGTTGGACGAGGCATATAATAATACGGTAACGGCGGGAATAATAAGTGCCATAAATCGAACAATAGATGTAAGTGCAGAGAGTGAAATGAGATTGATCCAAACTGATGCTGCAATAAATCCGGGAAATAGCGGAGGTGCGTTGATAGGGCCTTCGGGAGAGGTAATAGGAATCAATACGATTAAATTGGTGGATGATAAAGTAGAAGGAATGGGATTTGCAATACCGATTAACGATGTAAAGATAATAGTAGATGAGCTAGTAGAACATGGACGAATTATTAGACCATCGTTAGGAATAACTGGTGCAACGATGACGCAGGATATTGCGCAATTTGAGATACCGGTGGGAGTATATGTAGCGAGCGTTGTACCTGGAAGCGCGGCAGATATTGGAGGAATGAAGCAACATGATATAATCTTAGAATTTGATGGTGTAAAAATTACTAGTATAGAAGAATTGAGAGAGTTATTAAAAGGCAAAGAAGTTGGAGATCAAGTGGTGGTGAGATTGTCAAGATCTGGAGAAAGTATGGATCTAAACTTGACATTAACAGAAGTAGAGCAGCCTGCAATAACAGAAGAAATGCCTCAGCCAGAAAAGAAAGAAATACCAGTTCCGAATCAAATTTTTCCGTTTGGATGGTAATAAAAATAGAGAACTGTCACCCCGGCATAAGTTGGAGTGGCAGTTTTTTTTAATGTGCAAAAAAAAATAATAAATTTTTGAATAAACTGTATAAAAAAAATTTTTATAGGCGATACTCTTATACAAAACATGTGATATTAAATAGATAGGAGGAAAAGATATGTATTGGAAAGAGAACGCAACTAAGGAAAGAGGAAAAACTTCTGTAGTAAAAACTGCAATGGCAAAGATAGCGGCGATAGCAAAAACTATAGTAGCAAAAACTATGACAAAAAAAACTGCGACATTAAAAATTGAAGCACCAAAAACGGAGGAGGTAATAACAAAAGAAGAGGCAATGATTAAAGAGGTAATAATTAAAGCTGCAATAGCAGAGGCGAAAATAATAAAAGCGGCAATGACAGAAGAGGCAATGACAGAAGCGGCAACAGTAGAAGAGACAACAGTAGAAGAGGCAATGACAGAAGCGGCAAAAATTGAAGCGGCAACAGTAGAAGCGGCAACAGTAGAAGCGGCAATGACAGAAGCGGCAATAGCAGAAGAGGCAATAGCAGAAGAGGCAATAGCAGAAGAGGCAATAGCAGAAGAGGCAATAGCAGAAGAGGCAATAGCAGAAGAGGCAATAGCAGAAGAGGCAATAGCAGAAGAGGCAATAGCAGAAGAGGCAATAGCAGAGGAGGCAATAACAGAGATGGCAATAGCAGGAGTGACTCAAAAAACGAAGGAGACAACAATAGAAGAGGCAATAATAAAAGCGGAAACAATAAAAGCGGCAAAAATTGAAGCGGCAATAACAAATACGGCAATAATCGAAGCGGCAATAACAGGTACGGTAAAAACAGATGCGGCAAAAATAAAAGCGATAATAGCAAAAGCGACAAAAATTGATGCGAAAATAATAGAAGCGACAAAAATTGAAGCGGCAATAGCAGATACGGCAATAATCGAAGCGGCAATAATAAAAGCGGCAAAAATAAATGCGGCAGTAATAAAAGCGGCAATAACAAAAGTGGCAAAAACAGATGCGACAAAAATTGAAGTGGCAATAATGGAAGCGGCACTAGCAGAAGTGACAATACTAAAAAAGTCAATGACAGATGAGGCAATAACAGAAGCGGCAATAAAAAAAGCGGAAATAATTGAAGAGGCAATGACAAAAACGGCAATAATAAAAGCGGCAATAACAAAAGCGACAAAAATTGAAGCGACAATAATAAAAGCGGCAATAACAAAAGCGGCAAAAATTGATGAGTCAATAATAGAAGCTTCAAAAATTGAAGCGGTAAAAACAGATACGACAACAATAAAAGCGGCAATAATAAAAGCGGCAAGAACAAATGCGGCAATAATAAAATCGGCAATAACAGAAGTGACAAAAGCAGATGCGGCAAAAATTGAAGCGACAATAATGGAAGCGGCAACAGTAGAAGCGGAAATAATAAAAGCGGCAATGACAGAAGAGGCAATAATGGAAGCGGCAACAGTAGAAGCGGCAATAGCTGAAGTGGAAATAGTAGAAGCAGCAATAACTGAAGCGGCAACTGAAATGGCAATAACAGAAGCGGCAAAAACAGAAGCGGCAATAGCTGAAGAGGCAATGATGAAAGCGGCATTAAGAAAAGCGGCAAAAGCAGAAGTGGCAAAAATTAAAGCGGCATTAAGAAAAGCGGCAATAGCAGAAGTGGCAAAAATTAAAGTGGCAATAGCTGAAGCGGCAACTGAAATGGCAAAAACAGAAGTGACAAAAATTAAAGCGGCAATAGCTGAAGCGGCAACTGAAATGACAAAAACAGAAGTGGCAAAAATAAAAGCGGCAATAGCTGAAGCGACAAAAACAGAAGCGGCAATAGCTGAAGCGGCAACTGAAATGGCAATAACAGAAGTGGAAAAAACAGAAGCGGAAAAAACAGAAGCGGAAAGAATTAAAAAAGAAGAGGCAATGATGAAAGCGGCATTAGCTGAAGTGGCAAAAATAGAAGCGGCAATAGCTGAAGCGGCAACTAAAATGGCAAAAGCAGAAGTGGCAAAAATAGATGCGGCAAAAGCAGAAGCGGCAAAAATAGAAGCGGAAAGAATTAAAAAAGAAGAGGCAATGATGAAAGCGGCATTAGCTGAAGTGGCAAAAATAGAAGCGGCAATAGCTGAAGCGGCAACTAAAATGGCAAAAGCAGAAGTGGCAAAAATAGATGCGGCAAAAGCAGAAGCGGCAAAAATAGAAGCGGAAAGAATTAAAAAAGAAGAGGCAATGATGAAAGCGGCATTAGCTGAAGTGGCAAAAATAGAAGCGGCAATAGCTGAAG is a genomic window of Candidatus Epulonipiscium viviparus containing:
- a CDS encoding FAD-dependent oxidoreductase, whose amino-acid sequence is MIKVTKQFDFVVIGGGISGLCMAISAARNGVNTALVQNRSMLGGNASSEMRVHVNGAERGGNFRNALESGIIMEILMANKNVNPESSYHIWDTVLWEKAKFQENLELFLNTNAFDLVVEDNKITKVIAVQNTTEIEFTLEAKYFADTTGDGTISAMAGADFTIGHEARSTYNESLAPEEANNHVMGSSCLFSMKDAGVKSPFKRPEWAYEYTREMLGKRGIPELTHGYWWIELDGEISETEDIKTELMKYLYGVFDYIKNSDHFPKEQTENLVIDWISSIAGKRESRRVYGDYVLNQNDIDKSVRFADAVAYGGWTMDDHSVGGIKSINPQERGTIWHPINDIYTIPYRSIYSRNINNLYIGGRCFSASHMALSSARVMATGATMGQAAGVAVAIALRENISPREVGQKYIDELQQRLIRDDCYIPGIPARDDYDLVKKDQVTITASSSIPGGEATNINGDYARRVDDVQNCWISAEMTSDEWINIDFGKSISAREVVLRFDPNFSCTLIPTQSYRTRARQPIHMPLVLVKDYVLLCEKDGNVVKEIVVNDNFQRLNKLDVSGIDFDTLKVVVKSTYGDKHARIFDIRVYE
- a CDS encoding energy-coupling factor transporter transmembrane component T family protein, which codes for MVRDITIGQFYPVQSAIHSLDPRTKIIMVFIYIAAVFMVDTFWGYGFILVGLFLTVKASNVPMKYLLKGLKGIMIFLMFSVILNVFFVGGETLLFQWGFVKIYKEGILMAIQMGLRLILLVVGSSVLTLTTSPIRLTDGIESLLSPFKKIGVPAHEIAMMMSIALRFIPILLEETDKIMKAQTARGAEFDKGNIIKRAKAYIPILVPLFISAFTRADELAMAMEARCYHGGAGRTKLNPLRYQRSDGIAIVATLIFGVLCWLL
- the truA gene encoding tRNA pseudouridine(38-40) synthase TruA, yielding MNKKFIVAYKGTRYNGFARQAGDKVVGSGIQTISAELELAIEKITQQQVRIVGAGRTDAGVHALAQVCIANIDTQIGNSGLLLALNNKLPVDIVIKSIEDAEEGFHPTFSGKRKMYRYQILNTTVSCPFVAEFVYHFPHKLDVEEMKVAASELVGTHDFRAFCAAKSNVLKKGSSTERTIFDIVVARGDDEIIKIDVTGDGFLYNMVRIIAGTLIDKGLGRGMPIAKILEMRERKNAGKTAPASGLTMIGVEY
- a CDS encoding SigB/SigF/SigG family RNA polymerase sigma factor, whose amino-acid sequence is MDTQTTNEQMEKTRLLILKAQGGDISAKELLVEQNLGLVWSLVKRFTNRGYDLDDLFQVGSIGLLKSIEKFDLKYPVAFSTYAVPMIVGEIKRFLRDDGLIKVSRSLKDLASKARNVKEDFQRQENREPTLKEISDILNVPCEEIAVSLEANMEVESLNAVVNPNSSATITLAEKIDQSPDEQKNIFENIYLKEIIKTLSSVERQIVNYRYFEDLTQLEIANRLGVSQVQISRIEKRVLEKLRQSIGNN
- the spoIIAB gene encoding anti-sigma F factor, producing the protein MTTNYLDMNFQSISRNTSFVRATIGAFLSSLDLNMEELYDIKMAVSEAVTNAILHGYKNDPHQLVQLTCSYQESQTHFDITITVTDTGAGITNIDQARQAMFTTSEDAERAGLGFTVMETIMDAVEISSKVDVGTTVTLHMTVQK
- the spoIIAA gene encoding anti-sigma F factor antagonist yields the protein MCLEAQINKNTLFINLDGEIDHHTSTGIRSEIDKLYDSSRISNIIFNFENVTFMDSSGVGLLMGRFRNVTISGGRVALVRVPKEIDKILNISGIYKLMNKFDDEEKALNHLQR
- a CDS encoding S1C family serine protease, translating into MINNDDSNNQHNLNNNDDNIFLDDNDTNNKSNNNNGMGFLKFVAGMVVVSIVGGGVAGGSYAFLNDYLTQQSLVDAKIAGPIKTADIIEPKLTPVVAAMTAPNTITQIAENVGPSIVSIINNQSVTNWIMEYQASGLGSGVIFKEDDEKIYIITNAHVVEGAETLTVTFIGNEKVSAEVVGMDSLTDVAVISVDKKEVPVELINKISIAPLGDSDQIRVGDLAIAIGTPLDEAYNNTVTAGIISAINRTIDVSAESEMRLIQTDAAINPGNSGGALIGPSGEVIGINTIKLVDDKVEGMGFAIPINDVKIIVDELVEHGRIIRPSLGITGATMTQDIAQFEIPVGVYVASVVPGSAADIGGMKQHDIILEFDGVKITSIEELRELLKGKEVGDQVVVRLSRSGESMDLNLTLTEVEQPAITEEMPQPEKKEIPVPNQIFPFGW